From Phycodurus eques isolate BA_2022a chromosome 20, UOR_Pequ_1.1, whole genome shotgun sequence, a single genomic window includes:
- the znf687b gene encoding zinc finger protein 687b isoform X1, translating to MSPTRKETTFGRANPVMGDMKTPDFDDLLAAFDIPDIDAKEAIQSAPDEAEGPHGPAGAPLGKSDTAVGPSSPSDPQGDTSIVSVIVKNKVRAETAADGEDGDGEPDAIDVIAGVDVGPRLGGMAESEVLNHNGFGVSGVSAPLSVSQSNGATWPLSAPKSSAETSGAAKSTKQGGNIFNRLKPLLGPGSGDPVGRARKMQLLQQQQQDAAQERAQGLKAALPSGSSAGLTPTYFPPAKALPAPPATLSSHIKSFNGAPKMADYQHEQMEEEEEEDSDADLDSPLVIQENPDSPVSTQMNSRYKDLTQPTSSTPSHPKPGYTPQGASLTPQSGSGGNETPQPEEKHPEHVIEERDSPESPEPEAPKSTTQLVSAKRCSSPAVASTPPSSELREPKEEEEEMEVGNGIDKMADGNADKPENTCEEKLEGDEGKHKVVPAEGAVVAVPAAPGAPSRPLKVRIKTIKTSTGGITRTVTRVASKGAAGGKGPDPKGGGERKALANKAQKTDQQQNVSTLNALPVSTLAASSVMLAAATKVQNKMAGSDKAKVSITAVNITKSAALPATPAVASSPKFSGISVRAATKGSPNGAGGTAQSNKPASIVNSTGAVISRSQSSLVEAFNKILNSKNLLPSYKPDLSAPPPPEWGLPLPAAGYRCLECGDAFALERSLARHYDRRSLRIEVTCNHCAKRLAFFNKCSLLLHAREHKERGLVMQCSHLVMRPVTVEQMIGQQDVTPVGSMLSSSSPSTASSSPMKDGAAAPAGGPPRQVRRAPQGPQALMPLPCKKAENLQYNNYKCPECQTQFSSKTALVSHFQQIRAAPNSTCSQCAPPMMLPNTCAVSAHQRIHKHKAPYVCPECGGVARQAGFQTHLDEACLHFARRIGYRCSSCQVVFGGLNSIKSHIQTAHCEVFHKCPSCPMAFKSAPSAQTHIGTQHPALTGGQAKMIYKCVMCDTVFTQKPLLYMHFDTHLAKQKVHVFKCPDCTKLYAQKGSMMEHIKTAHRGPAAKQGAASDTPAAAVPTSGPKAKPSAKPDNSDGEDWGRDQEEEEEDEEEEEEDDDGDEDYEGPGSGVVGATPGAPTEWTCPQCQSTFTDNEDYLSHVKMEHGKFPCRICGGNFSTSSSLRRHERVIHEGNKRVFHCQYCTEGKRTFGSRFLLDKHIRLKHRGTDGQAAPMTRKRAATGTEGPGSSSEQDGEGSAPGSRPAADEENAPEDSEEVGAGPAKRTRASAEPEEESGSVFRCVPCGFSTEDGAEFQRHIPQHRADTASFQCVQCGVCFASAGSLGRHRFITHRVRDAQGDADRGAGRASPDGSPHAGAASPQALGEDADGNLICRVCGRRFDKASDLNTHFRTHGMAFLTAHKTDKPQ from the exons ATGTCGCCGACACGTAAGGAGACTACGTTCGGAC GCGCTAATCCCGTAATGGGGGACATGAAGACCCCAGACTTTGATGACCTGCTGGCAGCATTTGACATTCCGGACATAGACGCCAAGGAGGCCATCCAGTCTGCGCCGGATGAGGCAGAGGGACCGCACGGGCCCGCCGGGGCGCCTCTGGGAAAGTCTGACACCGCAGTGGGGCCGTCCAGCCCCTCGGACCCACAGGGGGACACGTCCATCGTGAGCGTGATTGTGAAAAACAAAGTACGTGCGGAGACGGCGGCCGACGGCGAGGATGGAGATGGAGAGCCGGACGCTATCGACGTGATCGCCGGGGTGGATGTGGGTCCTCGTCTTGGCGGGATGGCGGAATCGGAAGTTCTCAACCACAACGGTTTCGgggtgtccggggtctccgccCCACTCTCCGTCAGCCAGTCCAACGGTGCCACGTGGCCCCTTAGTGCCCCTAAATCGTCAGCGGAAACTTCAGGTGCAGCCAAGTCCACTAAGCAGGGAGGGAACATTTTTAACAGACTGAAGCCTCTCCTAGGCCCTGGTTCTGGAGATCCGGTTGGCCGGGCGAGGAAGATGCAGctcctgcagcagcagcagcaggatgcCGCGCAGGAAAGAGCGCAAGGCCTCAAAGCGGCGTTACCCTCCGGATCTTCTGCAGGACTCACCCCGACTTACTTCCCGCCCGCCAAGGCTCTTCCCGCCCCGCCCGCTACACTCTCGTCACACATCAAGTCTTTTAACGGCGCCCCTAAAATGGCGGACTATCAGCACGAGcagatggaggaggaagaggaggaggattcAGATGCAGATTTGGACAGTCCACTGGTCATCCAGGAGAACCCAGACTCACCGGTTTCCACTCAGATGAACAGTCGTTATAAAGATCTAACCCAGCCTACGTCGTCCACTCCGTCTCACCCCAAGCCAGGGTACACCCCCCAGGGGGCGTCTCTTACCCCACAGTCGGGCTCAGGTGGGAACGAGACCCCTCAGCCAGAAGAGAAGCACCCGGAGCACGTCATCGAGGAGAGGGACTCACCAGAGAGTCCCGAACCGGAGGCGCCGAAGTCAACCACTCAACTGGTGTCTGCCAAGAGGTGTTCCAGCCCCGCTGTGGCCTCCACGCCGCCGTCATCTGAGCTGAGGGAGccaaaggaggaggaggaggagatggaggTAGGAAACGGGATCGACAAGATGGCGGATGGGAACGCCGACAAGCCGGAAAACACTTGCGAGGAGAAGCTGGAGGGGGACGAAGGCAAGCACAAAGTTGTCCCTGCCGAGGGCGCTGTGGTCGCTGTCCCGGCAGCTCCGGGGGCTCCCTCGCGGCCCCTTAAAGTGCGAATAAAGACCATCAAGACGTCCACGGGTGGCATCACCAGAACGGTAACGAGGGTGGCCTCCAAGGGTGCCGCCGGGGGCAAAGGTCCCGACCCGAAAGGGGGAGGTGAGCGCAAGGCGCTGGCCAACAAAGCTCAAAAGACTGATCAACAGCAGAATGTGAGCACGCTGAATGCCCTACCAGTGTCCACGCTCGCCGCCAGCAGTGTCATGCTCGCCGCCGCCActaaagtacaaaacaaaatggccggCTCCGACAAGGCTAAGGTTTCCATCACCGCCGTTAACATCACAAAATCCGCCGCCCTGCCCGCCACTCCTGCCGTGGCCTCGTCGCCCAAGTTCTCTGGGATCAGCGTGCGGGCCGCCACGAAGGGGTCGCCCAACGGCGCGGGTGGCACCGCCCAGTCAAATAAACCCGCCTCCATCGTGAACAGCACGGGCGCCGTCATCTCCCGTAGCCAGTCCAGCCTGGTGGAGGCTTTTAACAAGATCCTCAACAGCAAGAACCTGTTGCCAAGCTATAAGCCAGACCTGTCGGCACCACCACCCCCGGAATGGGGACTCCCGCTGCCAGCCGCGGGCTACCGCTGCCTGGAATGCGGCGACGCCTTCGCCCTGGAGCGTAGCCTGGCGCGCCACTACGACCGGCGCTCGCTGCGCATCGAGGTGACGTGCAACCACTGCGCCAAGCGGCTGGCTTTCTTCAACAAGTGCAGTCTGCTGCTGCACGCCCGCGAGCACAAAGAGCGAGGCCTGGTCATGCAGTGCTCGCACCTGGTCATGAGGCCCGTCACCGTGGAGCAGATGATCGGGCAGCAGGACGTCACGCCCGTCGGTA GCATGCTCTCCTCTTCGTCCCCCTCCACCGCCAGCTCCAGCCCAATGAAGGATGGAGCAGCGGCGCCCGCCGGAGGTCCGCCCCGACAGGTCCGCCGCGCCCCTCAGGGCCCGCAGGCGCTGATGCCGCTGCCCTGCAAGAAGGCAGAGAACCTGCAGTACAACAACTACAAGTGTCCCGAGTGCCAGACGCAGTTCTCCAGCAAGACGGCGCTGGTCTCGCACTTCCAACAGATCAGAGCCGCGCCCAATTCg ACATGCTCTCAGTGCGCTCCGCCCATGATGCTGCCCAACACGTGCGCCGTTTCCGCCCACCAGAGGATCCACAAGCACAAGGCACCCTACGTGTGCCCCGAGTGCGGGGGTGTAGCGCGGCAGGCCGGCTTCCAGACCCACCTGGATGAGGCCTGCCTCCACTTTGCCAGGCGCATCGGCTACAG GTGCTCGAGCTGCCAAGTGGTTTTCGGCGGGTTGAACTCCATCAAGTCTCACATCCAGACGGCCCACTGCGAGGTGTTCCACAAATGCCCCAGTTGCCCCATGGCGTTCAAGTCGGCCCCGAGCGCCCAGACGCACATCGGCACGCAGCACCCTGCACTCACCGGCGGACAGGCCAA GATGATCTACAAGTGTGTCATGTGCGACACAGTTTTTACCCAAAAGCCCTTGCTCTACATGCACTTTGACACGCATCTTGCCAAGCAAAAGGTGCACGTGTTCAAGTGTCCCGACTGCACTAAGCTGTATGCGCAGAAAGGCTCCATGATGGAGCACATCAAG ACGGCGCACAGAGGCCCAGCAGCGAAACAGGGAGCCGCTTCCGACACCCCCGCTGCTGCCGTCCCCACGTCGGGCCCCAAGGCCAAGCCCTCCGCTAAGCCCGACAACTCCGACGGCGAGGACTGGGGGCGAGatcaggaggaggaagaggaagacgaggaggaggaggaagaggacgacgACGGGGACGAGGACTATGAGGGGCCAGGCTCGGGGGTGGTAGGGGCGACGCCCGGTGCCCCGACCGAGTGGACGTGCCCGCAGTGCCAGAGCACCTTCACCGACAATGAAGACTATCTCAGCCACGTCAAGATGGAGCACGGCAAG TTCCCGTGTCGTATCTGCGGGGGTAACTTCAGCACGTCGTCCAGCCTCAGACGCCACGAGAGAGTCATTCATGAGGGCAACAAGAGGGTCTTCCATTGCCA GTATTGCACAGAGGGTAAACGTACCTTTGGCAGCCGCTTCCTGCTGGACAAACACATCCGACTCAAGCACAGAGGCACGGACGGACAG GCGGCCCCAATGACCAGGAAGCGCGCTGCCACGGGCACAGAAGGTCCCGGCAGCTCTTCAGAGCAGGACGGCGAGGGCAGCGCTCCCGGCAGCAGGCCCGCGGCCGATGAAGAGAATGCCCCGGAGGACAGCGAGGAAGTGGGTGCCGGCCCCGCCAAAAGAACCCGGGCCTCGGCTGAGCCGGAGGAGGAGAGCGGCAGCGTGTTCCGCTGCGTGCCGTGCGGCTTCTCCACAGAAGACGGCGCAGAGTTCCAGCGCCACATCCCGCAGCACCGCGCCGACACCGCCTCCTTCCAGTGCGTGCAGTGCGGCGTGTGCTTCGCTTCGGCCGGCTCGCTCGGCCGACACCGCTTCATCACTCACCGCGTGCGGGACGCCCAGGGCGACGCAGACCGCGGCGCGGGACGAGCTTCCCCGGACGGCTCGCCCCACGCCGGTGCGGCCTCGCCTCAAGCGCTGGGTGAGGATGCCGACGGCAACCTTATCTGCAGGGTGTGCGGGCGGCGCTTCGATAAGGCATCGGACCTCAATACCCACTTCCGGACCCATGGCATGGCGTTCCTCACTGCGCACAAGACGGACAAGCCCCAGTAG